The following coding sequences lie in one Euhalothece natronophila Z-M001 genomic window:
- a CDS encoding Rieske (2Fe-2S) protein: protein MNMKRREFMGWMTMGAIVTSVVGCNAETGANSDQEETSNEFQVIGTVDELEAEGSLTDSTTGVIVLRNAEGELIALDRTCPHQSCAVSLDDNGETLTCPCHDSQFTLEGELVDGPAQTDLTNYEVKTEDNEVLVKV, encoded by the coding sequence ATGAACATGAAACGACGAGAATTTATGGGTTGGATGACCATGGGCGCAATTGTTACCTCAGTAGTGGGGTGCAATGCTGAAACTGGAGCAAATTCTGACCAAGAAGAAACCTCAAATGAGTTTCAAGTAATCGGGACAGTAGATGAACTAGAAGCAGAAGGTAGCTTAACCGATAGCACGACAGGTGTAATTGTCCTTCGCAATGCAGAGGGAGAGTTAATTGCTCTTGATCGCACTTGCCCTCATCAAAGCTGCGCCGTTAGTCTCGATGATAATGGCGAAACCCTCACTTGTCCTTGTCATGACTCTCAGTTTACCTTAGAAGGGGAACTGGTAGATGGGCCAGCACAAACGGATTTAACCAATTATGAAGTGAAAACCGAAGATAACGAAGTTTTAGTTAAAGTCTAG